One Rosa chinensis cultivar Old Blush chromosome 3, RchiOBHm-V2, whole genome shotgun sequence DNA window includes the following coding sequences:
- the LOC112194429 gene encoding probable F-box protein At5g04010 yields the protein MASWQVFDLVSHYLDPKTLAIACCVCKSWFSCISSDHIWKPICTTHYPSLSNLKLTIPYYRLYAMASAAAKRRFQTPSKPCLALDNLIFTVNVFNHKNVLCLEKPGNELVMDSNGVFKFDIAVDNYEFEAVALESVRVTWNVVLKGWKGVFNMLECQGNKGVDWWFWEELPLPGCCSGLVDSGVVADLRLEFTDSKNSVDVGRINKVSVGMLSTVNLRYVSVDAALRYLQHFLGY from the coding sequence ATGGCTTCATGGCAAGTCTTTGACCTTGTTTCTCACTATCTTGACCCCAAAACCCTAGCCATAGCCTGTTGCGTCTGCAAGTCCTGGTTCAGTTGCATTTCCTCCGACCACATTTGGAAGCCCATTTGCACCACCCATTACCCTTCTCTCTCTAATCTCAAGCTCACCATTCCCTACTATCGCCTCTACGCCATGGCCTCTGCCGCAGCCAAACGCCGCTTCCAGACCCCCTCCAAACCCTGCCTTGCCCTCGACAACCTCATCTTCACCGTCAACGTCTTCAACCACAAGAACGTTCTGTGTCTCGAAAAACCAGGGAACGAGCTAGTCATGGATTCCAATGGGGTGTTCAAGTTCGATATTGCCGTCGATAACTACGAGTTTGAAGCTGTGGCGTTGGAGTCGGTGAGAGTTACGTGGAATGTGGTGTTGAAAGGGTGGAAAGGGGTTTTTAATATGTTGGAATGTCAAGGGAACAAAGGGGTCGACTGGTGGTTCTGGGAGGAGCTGCCTTTGCCGGGGTGTTGCTCGGGCCTCGTCGATAGCGGTGTCGTGGCAGATTTGAGGTTGGAGTTTACTGATAGCAAAAACAGTGTTGATGTTGGGCGGATCAACAAAGTGAGCGTGGGGATGTTGAGTACAGTAAACTTGAGATATGTCAGTGTGGATGCTGCTCTAAGATACTTGCAACACTTTCTTGGATATTGA